Within Quercus lobata isolate SW786 chromosome 5, ValleyOak3.0 Primary Assembly, whole genome shotgun sequence, the genomic segment ACTATTGCTTCCCACTATCTAAAATCATGGTATTCTGGGTGGGACTAAGGTCAACCTATGACTCAACTCAGCTGAATTAGTGCCAGTGGCCCTTATTCTTTGCTACGCCTCTCAAATTGGTTTCTTGATGGATAGAGTTATTGCAATCATATCCAAGTAGGATAGCCACAGTTGGTCCCCTCAACCTTTTTCATTCAAGAACAATACactaaatacaaaaacaaacatGTAACATAGCTTACTTTCAATGCCCGGACTAACTTGTTGCTTGGATTTTTGGCTAAGAATTGTTGCCAGTAAAACTTGAGGATGATACATCCCTAGTCACAAAAGTTTAATCTGAATGTTTGTTTTAGCATAAGTTGTGTTTTGAACTGGACTCTGTTATTTGgcccaaaattctaaaaatctgTCTAAATATTTGATTACTGAGAGTAACATATCTCTACTTTTTAATAATTGTCCATTAAGACTTGCATGTGGTAGGTTTCCATTTGCTCGATTATCAAAGCTAGATGGTCCATGTCCATGACTATTTTACAGGATGAGAAAGAGTGAGAgggacaaaagaaaaagagggcNNNNNNNNNNNNNNNNNNNNNNNNNNNNNNNNNNNNNNNNNNNNNNNNNNNNNNNNNNNNNNNNNNNNNNNNNNNNNNNNNNNNNNNNNNNNNNNNNNNNNNNNNNNNNNNNNNNNNNNNNNNNNNNNNNNNNNNNNNNNNNNNNNNNNNNNNNNNNNNNNNNNNNNNNNNNNNNNNNNNNNNNNNNNNNNNNNNNNNNNNNNNNNNNNNNNNNNNNNNNNNNNNNNNNNNNNNNNNNNNNNNNNNNNNNNNNNNNNNNNNNNNNNNNNNNNNNNNNNNNNNNNNNNNNNNNNNNNNNNNNNNNNNNNNNNNNNNNNNNNNNNNNNNNNNNNNNNNNNNNNNNNNNNNNNNNNNNNNNNNNNNNNNNNNNNNNNNNNNNNNNNNNNNNNNNNNNNNNNNNNNNNNNNNNNNNNNNNNNNNNNNNNNNNNNNNNNNNNNNNNNNNNNNNNNNNNNNNNNNNNNNNNNNNNNNNNNNNNNNNNNNNNNNNNNNNNNNNNNNNNNNNNNNNNNNNNNNNNNNNNNNNNNNNNNNNNNNNNNNNNNNNNNNNNNNNNNNNNNNNNNNNNNNNNNNNNNNNNNNNNNNNNNNNNNNNNNNNNNNNNNNNNNNNNNNNNNNNNNNNNNNNNNNNNNNNNNNNNNNNNNNNNNNNNNNNNNNNNNNNNNNNNNNNNNNNNNNNNNNNNNNNNNNNNNNNNNNNNNNNNNNNNNNNNNNNNNNNNNNNNNNNNNNNNNNNNNNNNNNNNNNNNNNNNNNNNNNNNNNNNNNNNNNNNNNNNNNNNNNNNNNNNNNNNNNNNNNNNNNNNNNNNNNNNNNNNNNNNNNNNNNNNNNNNNNNNNNNNNNNNNNNNNNNNNNNNNNNNNNNNNNNNNNNNNNNNNNNNNNNNNNNNNNNNNNNNNNNNNNNNNNNNNNNNNNNNNNNNNNNNNNNNNNNNNNNNNNNNNNNNNNNNNNNNNNNNNNNNNNNNNNNNNNNNNNNNNNNNNNNNNNNNNNNNNNNNNNNNNNNTGCAAATACGATTTTTGGAATAATATACATCCTGACTTGAGAGTAAAACATATTAAAGCAAGGGTCGGCTATGTCACAATGGCCAGAGTAAAAAGAATTGGCCACAACAGGTTAACAATACCAGTCCATATCTCAATTCTACTCAAACAGTGGTCTTCTTATGGAGAGCATACAACTTCTTTTCAAGAAACAATACTGTTAAAGTCTTAATATTCTCTAcatcaacaataacaatcaagCATTTGTCCCAAAATTTCGGGGTTGGACACAGATACTCAACATATTAATCATGGTTGATTATTCTATCAAAACTCATACCTTTAGTGTATGGGAAAAAGTCTTGATAGTCTTAACATTCCCTGATGCAAAGGTATGCACCATTTAGCATTTGCTGCCCTTTTGAATCATAATATCTTCCCAGAAGAAAACCAGAAAGAGTTGtgccaataaaaaatattcaattttatttgaaacataCTATAAATTTACATTTACATTGGCTTTTCTCCACTAaaggtatttttttaataacaaatgcccttaaaaatgagatattcaagaaatcaaaattgggctttacaacatttttctatttgaaaccaTGGTCCTAGTTACCTGGGAGGGGATTCCTCCCTTCATCAATTTCGATGACAAGGAGATGCTTTGGATCTGACCCATTTGGCCCTTCAGCATAAAGGGTGGGAAGGTAAGCTTTGTATGCTGGCAAGTACCGCGAAACAAAATCTTTAACCTACAAACTCCTCCAAGAAAAACTCTATGTCAGATATTAGAATCTACCACAGTTACAgtagaaaaatttaaaacttttcgAATACACATGTTCAGCAATTAGCGTACCTCCTCATCTGACATTCCAGGATTACCTTCCTTTCTCATCGCAATCTCTGCCTGAAAATTCCACAGAACACTAGTTATACTCGTGGTTTTGATAGagaattcataaaataaaataaaaaaagaaaaaaaacaaacaaatggaATCTATATTGTTCAAGGTATGATGTTAATATGATATCCAACCTGTAAACGCCACTGGTAGACACAACTCGGGTCATTAATCTTGATGACTATCCATGCCTTTATGAACTTGTCCCATGCATCATAATATGCTTCAAGGTTCTTATTTACTGTCTCTAGCTGtacaacaaaaaataacttAGAGCTATAGTTATACCAATTATAATGACACAATAAGAGCATGAGTCTAACCTGTGGATCAATAGCTTTGACAACGTCCACTGGAAGGGGTTTGAAACCAAGCATCCAGCCTTCAAACAGAATAACCTAAACACATATAAATTACAAGGTGACATAATACTTGCAGAATCCCTTCAAAAAAGCAGAGAGGCAAAGCCAACTGAAACTGACCAATCCCATCAGATCTATGTTTATTCACATCTAAACACTATCATTATGTTTCACAGattcaaataattttaagaGTGACATTGAATTGTGCAAACATCTACTTTAACATAATCAGGGATGGGCAATATCATCTTGCATGCCAGCCTAAATTCCCTCCAACCTTAACTCTAGATCGCATCCTCTTACCGTGAGTGGCCCCTCAACCTCTGGCCAAGTTGAAGGATCAGCTCTGTCACCCCTCCCATTAAATGCTGACTGGATGTGGAAACAAGTCAAGATCAGTAACTTTAAACCCAAAAGTTGATTGAGAAACAAGAAACATTAGTATGATTGTATGCTTACTTTATCATATCGAGGTAGCTTCATCTTCATACCTGGATACTTTAGACAAAGACACATTAGGAATTACAAAAGCATCAAttacaaaggaaaaataagtgaAGTTGACGCACCCTCTTTAGTCAATTGGGTAAGAGCCGTGAGTGTTTCAACAGAGAACGCAAGATCATGGCTGCCAGCATTTCCACGAAGCTGtaatcaaacaaaaaggaagggaaagaaataagaaaaagaattttcagTTCTTTGATGAGTACAAAAGGCTAATGTATTCTGTTAGCCAACAACTAATACAAAAATATGTCAATTGCTACCTCTAATAGTGCATTTCCTGGAATTTCTTCTCTCAGTTTAGCCTACCATCAACACACTATTGGATCAGAAGATGAAAACccaaagaacaagaaaaagcatttgcaaaaaaaaaaaaggtaaagaaaaaaaaaatcagaaatcaCCTGAGCCTCTGCCGTCAAATAGAAGTCATCAATGGATACTGTCGCAGCCTTCCTGAATTTTGGAAATGCATGTCAGCAATCTTATTTTTCGCTTTTTTATATGACTTGAAAAATCAACTACTAcaattaagaaaattgaaatcGTGCAACCAACCTGCCAGTAATTTGGAAGAGATAGTCAAGAGCAAAGACAAGTGTAGTCTTCCCACAACCTTGTGGCGCACTAAAACCAAT encodes:
- the LOC115992220 gene encoding D-glycerate 3-kinase, chloroplastic, yielding MNMAAMNILSQPWSPTASLCLYYFNNHNHYNISNYKLHSFSHPYNFSIPSSLCAPTKSNHTASRLSQMPTHLSKSGSGCSWIRDNSTCRNTAASNDCSRLGPSYSVFPTKPAEVSSVQDLFEFICSGPLFNKLGLNPEKVAESVDKWLAYGLHLCRLFKLNELYLTVPEKARLYHYYVPVFLWCEDQVSQHRSTFKDGEDISPLVIGFSAPQGCGKTTLVFALDYLFQITGRKAATVSIDDFYLTAEAQAKLREEIPGNALLELRGNAGSHDLAFSVETLTALTQLTKEGMKMKLPRYDKSAFNGRGDRADPSTWPEVEGPLTVILFEGWMLGFKPLPVDVVKAIDPQLETVNKNLEAYYDAWDKFIKAWIVIKINDPSCVYQWRLQAEIAMRKEGNPGMSDEEVKDFVSRYLPAYKAYLPTLYAEGPNGSDPKHLLVIEIDEGRNPLPGN